In Fusarium fujikuroi IMI 58289 draft genome, chromosome FFUJ_chr02, the genomic stretch AAACAGATGATTGATGGGTATGAAAAGTGGTCCAGGCAGTTCAAAAAGGTGTAAAAGTTTAGATGAAATTCATAAAGATCATCCTAAGAATAGACTAAACTTGGCCCGCTTAGatgatataataaaagttcTTCAAAGTTTAGAGATGGATATTACCATGAAACGTAGATCTAGTGATAAGAACTAGGCAAATATGACGAATATTTGTTCTTTATCTAGACGGGTCTTTTTCATTTCTTCGTTACGAATGGCCTGGGATCAGCACCAACTATCGTCCCTGAACCCGACTCAGCTCCTTGCTCGTCTCACAAGGGCCATTGAAGCCATAAAGTTTATGATACAGCTCGGCAACTCAATGAACCACCCCTGTGCACTATGGCTACTGCTCGGCTAGCAGGCCGCTTTCAAAATCTCCCCCTTTTTACAATCCTGCCAATCTCAACTTGCAAGCCCTGATTTCCATCACATGCCATTCTGCGTGCCTTGCCGTCACTTCTCGACGACTCTATCGCCCAAATAAGGGGCAGAATCTCGGTCCAGATAAAGCCCCATTAGACCAGACCAAGCAATACGAACCCGGACACACCTAATCAAAGGGTGCCTAGGTGCAGCAGAGCATGTGATACTAAGAATATAGTGACGGATGCCACAAGGATATGTCAAACATCAACGCCGGTTCTCACCACCTGACCGTTCCGTTAACCAGCAAGCCATACTTGCTAAACGTGCTTGTCCAGGAGTGAGACCTCAAGTCTGCACCCCCCTTTCATGATAAACCAAAACAGACCAATAACCGGTACGCCATCGCCGAAAGAAGTGAGGAGAATTTATGACTCCTCGTTGGAACCTGGGTCGCTGCCTGTTTTTAAGCCGCTAGAGAGACTGATGGCGATCTTCTTGCCTCCAGTGGGAGAGTTGACATTGAAGCTTTTGCGTCTTTGTGGGCCGCGAGAGTTGCCTAGGATCGCCGTGACAGaaccgctgctgctgcgtcTCTTATTTTGCATCATTTtgctcatctcatcctcgtcttcctcctcttcgcgTCGACGCTTCTCTGAAAGTCGCTCAGGTGGTGGAACACCTCCTCCAAGGCTCGAATCAATAGGCGAGTGCACAGCGTCCGATGCAACATCGCTGTGTTGGCTATCCGCTTCTGGTGTAGCTTCAGGATCGGCATTTTCgtcagtctcttcatcggaTGCGTAGTCGACTAGCAGCTTCGAGGTGATTGAGCCATTCGTGGATGGTGTCCTTTCCCCCTCTTTACTTGACTggtcgtcatcatcttcgggATCAGATGTTGCCCAATATTCCTCTTGCTCTTGCTCAACGGTGATTTGCTCGGCCATCCTTGTGTTCGCTAGAGGTCTCCTGCCCATCTCGTCTTCGGCTTCCAGGAAATAGTCGACATTAGACGTGTAACCCTGAGTTTGGTCATATCTAAGAAGGATCTCCCGAAAAGTCGACATATAGCTCAACCCTCTAAGCTTTTCTCTATAGTTGACCACGAGATGTTTGATCAGGTCTTTAAtattctctttcttgatAAACTCGAAAAATTCCAGTGATGCTGAGCACAAGAGGTTGTCTCGGGGCATGGTCTCGATAAGAACTTCAAGAATTGGCCCCAGGACCTGCTTCTCCATGAGATGCTTGATATAGAACTCATCCTGCATTGCGATCAATGATCGGAAGAAACGGATAGCAACTACGGGAGTTAGAAAATTCAAGCACATCGGGTCAGTATTTCGTACCTAATCTCAAAAATTTCTCAGGGCATGCGAGAAGCTGAGCAATGCGCTTAACGATATCGTGAGACATTACATGCAACTTGACGCGTAACTGGTGACAGCGGATAAAAAATGTCTGAATCTCAATAAGATACGTAAACATCGACGCCTGCTGTACTGTAAAGTTCATGTCCGTTCGCTTCTCTAAGTCCATGAGGGGCTTGAATAGCCTTGGGGCCGACTTCTCGTAGAATTTGTTGAGGAAAGTCTCTTGCTGAGGGTCAATAGTGATTTGAGGTCTCTGTCTTCCCATAAACTCACCATTAGCCTTAGCAAGGGCCTCGTTATTTTGCAGTTGTTGAGGACCAGGGTCTAATAAGACTCTGAGGGCTTCTGAGATTTGAGACTTGACGCCAAGATCAACTTCCACCAATAGAAGATCAATCAAAGAGTCGGTGAGGAGTGTCTGGTTCTCGTGCAGTTGACGGTACAAAGTCTGACGAACCATTTGGGGGTCGTGATCGATGATAGAGATCAGGATGTCAGTTGCCCCAACTCTAACTCCCACGTCATGGTGTCTGAGCCCGAAGTGGATGACGGAAAGGAGTCCGTGAGCGATGAAGTTGTTGTATAATGTCTGACGCGCCGGGGGTTGGATATTCTTGGCAATAGCACAACATTGCTGGATGAAGAGCACTgcttccttctttctcttctgaTCGCTGTTCGTGGGCCTGAAGATGCCAAACAACTCGTTAAGAAAAGCGGCATTCGCTTGCAGGTGCTGAACAATGTCGACTTGGTTGAAAAAAATGAGAGAATTGAGAACCGAAAAAGTAGGATCGTCGAGTATTCTAGCCAGAACGACATCCTTTAGATACTGTAGACGGTATGTTTGGTGGATCTTCCTGCGGATTTGTTCCTCCTCTATAGGGACAACTTCTTTATATCGACCTTGATTACCCAGCCAGTGTCGATGATTAGCCTTGTGACTAGGAAAGTCAGGGTCGTATTCCAGAGCACCAACAACACCTAAAACGCATTCGTCCGACACCGCGTGCTCTATAATCGAAGTGTCGTTAAGAAGAATGACTGTTTTCATGATGTTGCAGAGTCGGTGCAAGTCTTGAAGACTCTCGAGGTCCTCAGCCATCTCGACCAGGGGAACAATTTTGCCGATGAAGTCCTCGGCCATAATTGCTTTGGCAAGAGCATCACGGCCGTTTGCCGTCGTGCTCATCATCCGCATGGTCTGTTCAATATCTCCGAGATTTCCAAGTTCGGCCGTGGGCAAGTTGATAGCCGGCGGAGCGTCGATAGGGAGATCGTCAGAAAGGCCGTCATCTAGGCATTGGTTATCAGTATCGTAGTCTCTAGGTGATGAGCGGTCCTTCGTACCGGCTCCTGGCAGGTGGTTATGAAATGTCTGTTGAACATTGCTCACAAAACGCCTATTGGATGTCAGTACAGAAGTGACATATTACTGATTAACAGTACGAACCATATCATGGCGCATCCCTCGGCTTCTTGAAAACTGAGTGCCATGTCAACTCCACTACTAGGTTCCTGCCAAACAATCAGTGTATCTGTGAGTCAGGTTAGACACATGACGTCTTCAATGCGCGTCTCGGACATGGTGACGTGCCTTGTTGCTTCTGGAATCCATCTTCTTTTTGAATTTTCGTTTCTAGCAGAAGACGGTCGGGATGATCTTCTGATTCAACGATGACGCGCGGTTCTTTGCGACCATCCTCAAGCTGCAGGCGCTACAGTCAGCAACTAATTCCGGGCGCAGAAGTGCATGTAAAAATGCAGAATCGGAaggacatcaacaacatacAGTCTCAAAGCTCGCGCTGCAGAAGCCGGTGCCTCGATCGAACCAGTCATTGTTGCGGAGTTCGTAGACCTTGACGCGCTTCTTATCGGTGGGCTGATGAGGCACGGGCTgtgccatcatcaaagactcGGGCTCTCCCTCGACAGTGAGGTTCGTGTACGCAACCAGATCCGGGGCAAGTTCGAGATGCTGTTGCAAGGACAGCTCCGATGGTTCGTGGGGACTCAGAATCGTAAGCGCCGCCACGATTCCTTACGGTGCGCGCAGACGGTGCGCGACAGTGGAACGTCAGGATATCCTGATTGTGCGAGATGCGCAGCCGGCGCCGCTATCAAAAAAAAATGGTTCAATAAAAAAGCGAGCGACGGTCCTTCAATGCGCCATGCAATAGGAATCTATCGAGATGGGGCGCGGGCGAAAATCGGGCGGGTCGGTGTGCGTTGGACAACTACGGTAGGTTGGCGACACGCCACGGAAGCAATCGGCGGGAAGGAGGGAGCGACGACCGCGGGAAAAGGAAGGCGCGACAAGCGGAGGCGGAAAGCGACTTCGGCAACAGAAAGGCAGCCGTACAGAGCCGTGAACTCGGTATGCGGCAGGCAGGATCCGGGGCCAAGAAATTGATTTTGGGTCGGTTTTTGACGATAAGGGACCGATATATATCGAGCGACCGTTTGAGGCTGTCGAGAAATGCGGATTGAGGTGGGCAATGCGCGTGACCAGGCTGCCAGATGGTGTTGGGTTTAGGCCTTGGGATCCTCTTCGGGGGCGAGGGGAGGGGgccctgccttacctatgTCGTGTCAGCCACAGTGAGGCTGGTGGAAAAGGAGCCTATCGTCCAATCAGGGGCGGTATCAGGTGTTGCCACTTTGAAAAAATGACGCGGGACTGGAGAAGTGAAAAAAGGAAACAAATGGTTCTCGTCCAATCAAAGCTTGTTTCTCCAGTTTCTTATCAATTGCGCGACCAGagacaaaaaagaaaaggaccCCTGAACCTGTCAAGACATTGAAGGCGACAATGATGCAACCACGAACTAAATATAACTTGTCGacaaaacatcatcaacaagaaatACGAATTGAGTGGCAATTGTTGCCAGGCAGTAAGATCAGGCCTCGTTTATTACCGAGACAATGGCTCTCAAGTTCGGCCCTTATGCAGATAAGGTAGTCTATATCGTTTGCAAGTGTCATCGTGCAGGCGGCCCATCGTCATATGTTGACAAGTCGGTTGTTTGTTTATGCTGAGCGACGTTGATTCGTTGTTACAAGCGTGGATTTCACGTGAAGTTCGCGTAGAGACAGCCATTGTAAATGCACGTTGCCGGGAGAATATGGACTTTGGCCGGACATGCCTTGATCCTCCATCAATCAACAAGCTACAATGCCGTTGGCTCAGCATTTGCGTACTTGTGCTTGTATGGCAAAGGAAGCTTCCACCAAATCACATGTTTCTTCCATCTATGAATCAATGATTAGTAGAGGTCTCTCCATTATTCTTCCACTTACTCGACATAATTCTCCCGTCTCTCAACTTTAATCAATATTTATGCAAATAGTGATCGACAGGGACAATTAAACTCAACCTTTGAGTTAAACCATGACGCTACTCCTACTGCAGGAACGTGTAGGGCCGAGTCGGTTTAAGTGCTTAAAGTTGTTAATTTCTCTCTGGGCGAGGTTTATTTCCCCGCATCGTGAGTTCAGGGAGCATAAAatagcttcaagctcaatgtGTGATAGTAAATACAGGGAGGAATGAGACAGGTATATCAGCGCCGGCGCACAAAGAGTGAAAACCCACGCAAATAAGGGATCGCGATCATGTCgatgctgaggttgatgcaGTGAAGAAGCCACAGAAACTCAATCGAAAGAGCTCACCATTGACTGCGTGACATGCTCAGCATTCTTATCGCATGTCACTGAGACGCCAGCCGCCCTAATCTACATGGCTGTCTTTATCGAGAGAACTATCAGTCGAAGGGCCAAAGCCACGGCACCGAGCTTTACCGGCATCGAGCACGAGCACCGGATACAAGTGCGATTGCATGATGACCTTCTCACTGCACCATCGAGCTAACTGGTGGCTCTTGAGGGCTCCCAGGCGTTGATGGTTCACAGCTTAGTGTTCAATAGTAGCCCAATTGAGTCTCTTAGTGTTCCTGATATAGAAAAAAGAGGCTGTTGAACAACGTGGTCATCGTGGTCAGCTGTGTTGGTTCTCTTGCTCTGCCCAAAGAGGCATCAGCATTTATCCACGAGGCAGCAGTAATGGTCGCCTCATGACCATAACGAGCTAATTCAGAATCATCCTTTCCTGTAACGGTCGATACTTTGCCAAGGTCATTGAGAAAAGTAAAAGTTGCAGACTGTTAAGTCTGTAAAGCTGAAGGTGTCGCGATGTAACGAGGGGGAGGAAAGCGAACGCGAAAGCAGCGAAGGCCAAGAGAACGAGGCTTACCTAAGAAGAAAAGGTCTATACAGGAAAGAGGCAGGTTCTATTCACAAGACACACTAAGATATGGTAAAATGTATTGTCAACCAACATTGTTTCATCTCTTGGCGGCTGTCCACAATGTAACACCAAAGACAAAACGTCCCCGTTGAACAAGAAGAGCTTTGATGTAAGCCAAGATGCAGGTTCCTGAGTCATCCACGAAACAACTCAAGCAGTTTTCTCAGTCGAGTCGGCTTCACCGCCAGGGGGTCTCTTGATGGAGAAACAAGCCCAGCTTTGTTGGTTCTCCTGGATCTAACCGCATCCTCATGCAGCGTGGAATGGCAACGGGGGATGTTAGATCTGATCTGACCTTGGCAGGGCATTGTAGCGCTAGAAGGCTGAAGTACTAAACTCTTCTAGGAAGTTTGATCTGACTTCTAAAGCTTCTAGCGTGAGACGACGGCCTAATCGAGCTTGGGCGAGTCCTTAGAACTGACAAATAGTGGGGGATCATCATGGACTTATCTTGTCTCTGTTGATCGATTGTATCTTTTCTATGAAATGATCCATTTGCAGTACCACTTTGATCCGATGCCTACCGGTGTCTCTCAATTGATACGGATCTCAGGCTCCCAAATTAAGAGATCAACCAGGAAGAATCCGTCCAAGAGTCTCTTTGGTCGCGTGGTGGCTTGGCCTGGGGTACACCCCTGGTGCAGATCTGCTGACAGCCAAGGACAGGGGGTCCCGGACTGTCAAACCTGCAGACACACAGCACGTTCCCTCAGGGCTTATGCACAACAATGGAACCTTTTTACGACTACTGCTTCACGATCAAAAGCACAATGATGATAAGCCAAACTGCAATACGCAATTGTGAGTCAATAACGAGGCGAAAGAGGCGTTTACATGTTTTAGCCAGGGGCTCAAAAGCCACAGAAACAATCCGAGATACCGGTAGGTTCAGACAATCAATGAGGCCGGAACACTTCGGGTGTAATGACTGACGCCACGATATGGATTGTGTGCAGATCTAGCCTGTAGAGAAGCCATTTCGTCCCAACTTGGTCAATAATCTGAAGTAAAGAGGCACAAGACCGTTGGAAGGGTCCATTTTCAACTGCTTTTTGTGTAATTGACGTAGAAGGGGCGTTTGAGATGGGAAAACTGTGTCGACATGACGTGTAAGTGGTCTTTTAACACGAAAGCATCTCGTATGGCAAAAGAAATGATTACGATAGTGCAGCAACGGATAAACTCTTACCTCCACAGACGCAGAAATATAAACTGATGTAAGCTCTGTCGCTGAATCAGGTCCCAGAGACTCCATCATCTTTTGGGTCACCGGCTTCTTCGGGCCCCCGAGTAAGCGAAGCCATCTCGGTATTCTCCACAGCTCTTACACTGAACAACCGCCCCCGGCATCGGCAGTGGGAGAAACACCGAGGAGCGATAGATTTTTGGTCTTGGCAGGTAAAAGTGAATGATCTGACACGGTTGTACTCAGCTGCCTCTGCACCGCCAGGCTCTGGCTACACCCCAGCCTTGGTGGCGTTCTGACCACACGGTCTGGACGACTCGGCAACGAGCCACTCAGAGTGTTTGATTGGGAAAAGGCTGGCTGAGCTAACAAACAGCTTCTTAGAATATCCTTCACCTATTAGTTATACCGAAGGGGGCGAGACCGAGGTCGATGACCCCGTTGCAACGCGGTGCCGCAAAGATACACGGATGGCGTATGGCTGCCGATAGTCTACAGGGGTAGGGATAGGGCTAGAGACAGGGACAGGGTTAATTATGCCTCGATTGAGTAGTTTGATGGCCATAGAAGCTGTCAATCGAACGGTTGGTGACATTTCTTCTGGGCGTGGTCACATATCGAACCTCGAGCGGTGACATCTCCATCGTCGATTGTAGATATGCAACTTTTCGACTGGTGACATGTTGATTCTCGACGAGTGACATTACAATCGACGATTCTGTccgtcttcatcaacacgtGGTTGCTGGAGGTTACGGCTTCACACGCGAGGCGGAAACTAACATGGGTTGGACGTCGTCTAAGACATGGGCAGACCTGGACCTGGACGATGACATACTGAGTCCACCCTCGTAAGACCAAAACTCCCTCAGCGTCAAAAGTTAGAATTCACCAAAAAGATAGTAGTGATATTTTCTCAACATGACGAGAGTCATAATCATTCATGCTCTGAATCATGTTGGAAAAAGATCTGCAACCTGTGGCTCAACGCTCTGCATAGATAGTTCCTCCATTCCATCGTGTAACCCCTGGATTGCCTCATAGTCGTTTCAACGCAGCGCCTCATGAGCAAACACTTGCTGAGATGGGTTGGACTTGTTTCACGGATCCGCAGGGGTTGGTGCGTCTGTGGCGCTTCACTTTAACGCCCTCTAGACCAAGACCCTCAGCTTGACTTGTAAGTCTTGTAAGCCCAGTCTTGGGGGTCTCGAACTCAGTAAAGATCGGCTATTGCAGCGCCGTTGCGGGCCGTCAGGTTCTTTTTCGACGCTGATGCCCGCTCAACTTTGACGCCAGTCTCCAACGCATCACTTCAGTGATTACttactaccttacctactaacctatcCTCAGCCTCTTGTTATATCTAGACCACTTCGCCCGTTGAAGAAACgactctcttttcttcatACCATTCCAACATACAATACAACACTAACAAATCCACTTATAAACACTTCACATCATATCGCATCAGCATCTCTTCAACTTACATATCCACCAACAACCATGTCTATCCTCAGCTCTATCAAGCGTGCTCGCGATCACAAGGAGAcagtcaaagccaaagaagtAGAACAGCCCAAGGCAGCAAAACCCACACAAAGATATCGCCATGTTCCCACACACGCAGCATGCGATTCAGTCAACGTCGGTCCAGCTGGTGCCCGTCATCACGACCGCTCCAAGGTTCGCGCTGAGAATCGAAAGCGAACGGCAAAAGCCGTTGCTGATGCCATGCACGACAACCACCACATCCAGATGAACTTCCCCGGATCCTCAACGGCCTCTCCCTTCACCAGTGGCAGCTGCAGCACTACCTACCAAGCCAGTGAGACTGACTACGATGGGGACATCAGCCCTAGAAGTCACTCTCCTGTGCATCACTTTGAGCCTGCCCACACCCACATCTATGAGTACTCTCCTGCGCCAACTTTCCATCATCCCATTTctctcaagggcaaggaagtTGTCCGAGGTCCTCAGTATGGCTTGGCTTACACATCTCCTGACCCTCGGGATGGGCTCGCTGAGCGTTTCCAGACTGGTGTCATGATCTGAGCTTGTACTTGACGAGATTTCTGCCCCTGGAGGGTGATTTCTCAGACAAGATCATAAGCTACAAACCAAAAAAAAGGAATCCAGCAAGGGACTGACTCCCTGCTACCAACCACGCTTCGGCCCAACAAGGTCCATCAACTTACACCGATCCGTCCACCAAGCTCTCCATTGAGATCGAGCAGGACACGGTACTCTGAGTTTTGAAAGAATGCGAAAGCGAACAACCCAACAAGACACgaccaaaaaaagaaagctacaGGGGTCGTCTTGTGGGGGAGAAAGCAAGCATTGGATATGGGGCCCCTCTAAGTCTCGGGCATTCCGATGTCGAGTTTGACACATCTTGGCAGAAATCTTTATACTAAAACACAAAAAAGTACGCCACACTCTGTTTAGACTTGGTTCAGAGCAGGAATCCGAACCAAGCTAAGCCCTTTTACTTCATGTACAATAGCGTTTAGACTTTACTTCTAGAACCTTTCGGGTTCTTCCATTAATTACTGTTACATacttttttagctttaggcTTTGGCTGCAATGTCATTCTTCGTTGGCTGGGACCAACTGTTGCTGAAATGAAACTAAGACAACGAACGATTCACGCTCACTTTCTGTTTTCCATCGATCGCGATCCTTGTGAATGTCATGAAGACAACTACTACAGGGGTTATGATTGAGTTTGTTACCTAAATAATCAAATGCGGTTATCCGTATTGCAGTCCATTGACTCAGTCTGATTGATCTTGTAAGTCACAAAGCTTATTAGACTCGCTAAGTAGAGGTAGCAAGGGAGGCTGTATATTCTCATATCATGTTAGTTTCTCAGTCTGTTTATGGTCTGACATTGAAAAATACAATCCAAAGTCTCATGTATTTCTTGAGATATGTCTTGTATTGAGTAAACGATCAAATGTGGTTGTTCTCCAATGTCTTCAATTGTTCTAAAGTTATTAGCCTCGGCAGTTTCCTACTGGTCATTTCACCATTTGGTCCCTGCCGATCCCTACCATCTTCACTATAGCACCCTTTGACACCCGCAGGCCTGTAGCTACGTAATCATAGATTAGATGCAACGCCTCATTCATGCTTCGTGGCCTTCTAATGCTgtacaaccacaaccacagTCGCAAGCAACTTACCCACCGCATCCATACTCTAAATCTTTGCTTCGCCCACGGGCGCGTTcgccttttttattttcctttcctttccttgtGTACGTTGCACCAAATCAATTGGCATCTCAAATGAGTGTGCTTTAATTCTACCGACACTCGCCTTTTCATCGCTGCATCTCCGCAGTCGCGAGCCGTATTAAACAACTTCTACCCTTGGCCAAAATGGCGATCGATCCGCCCGCGGGGTTTCTCAGACCTCTATGGGCTTGGGCTGAAGCTACGCCCGTCTACATTCTTCTGACATTATTTCTCGCACTCATTGCGCTGGCACTTCTTGGGGTATGCACTGCACTGAACCCCTCTAGGGCCCCGCGCGATCGCAAGCTCACCATTCCTAGCTCTATgtcatcctccatctcgtcgCGCCAAAGCCTCGACCCGTCTACGTCTCCGAAAAGACCTACCTTACCAGCCATCCCACCGAAGGACGCacacagcctcaacctctcccCTGCTGGTACGATCGCTGGCTCGCTGAGCGACAGGCTAGCGAGCAGCACGTCCGTCCCGATGAAGCATTCCCTACTCCCGATGCTGGAAACATCGAACCCGCCCAAGTGCGTCTGAGCGTTGTCTTCCCAGCCTACAATGAAGAAGGACGCGTTATCCCCACCCTTGAAGAGGCTGTCACCTATCTCGATGAACACTTTGGCCGGACCAAACAAGCTGGGCCTAGCGGAGTGAGTCCTACGACTAAGAGACATGTTCGGAACGCCCCTCAGGAGGATCTCGGCGGATATGAGATCTTAGtcgtcgatgatggaagcaaggacaagacagTGGATGTTGTCCTCAAGTTTGCCCAAGAACACGGCCTCCATGACATTCTTAGAGTTGTCTCACTTGCTCGCAACAGAGGCAAGGGCGGAGCGACTACTCATGGCTTCAGACATGTGAGGGGTGAATATGTCCTATtcgctgatgctgatggtgCATCCCGTTTCTCCGATGCTGGTAAGCTCATTGAAGGGTGCGAGGAGGTTGTCGATGGATCACACCGCGGCGTTGCTATTGGAAGCCGAGCCCATCTCGTCGGTAGCGAAGCCGTTGTTAAGGTAGACGAACCCCCTCGTCTATAATAATTGTATCAACTAACATAACTAGCGCTCGGCTCTACGAAACTTCCTCATGCGATCTTTCCATCTCGTGCTCATGATCCTCACACCCCCGGCAACATCGCGCATCCGCGACACCCAATGCggcttcaagctcttctcgCGAGCATCCCTCCCACACATCATCCCCTACATGCACACTGAGGGGTGGATCTTCGACATCGAGATGCTCATGCTCGCAGAGTCAGCACCCGCGACACCAGTTCTTGGCCACGATGGCAGTGTTATTGGCACCAGTCCCGGCATCAAGGTTGCTGAAGTGCCCATTGAGTGGCACGAGGTTGGTGGCAGCAAGCTCAACGTCATCCAGGACAGTATCAAGATGGCTATTGGCCTTGCGGTGCTGAGAGCGAGTTGGATGTTTGGTGTCTATCGAAGACGATTGACATAGGATGGAGGTCAAGGGGTCACACAGGATATGAGCGCAAAGGCTCAGTAATCACAATGATCATGTCTAGTTGAATAAAACACACAGTCAACAAATCTTTCAAATTCATGAAAATAAACGGCTCGCCCTACACACGATTAGGCTGACAGGACACGGTAAAGTGAAGCTCAATTgcaattaatattaatcttgAAATGGTAATCTACTTGTGTCTCCCAATCTCTAACCACAGATAGTATGGGGATCAAGTATGCGTATGTGTGTGTATATCTAACAAAAGCCCACTCCCGCTCAACACTCTGAAATGCTCAAATGTCTCATAACCACCCATGAAAAGAAGGGCATATGTACAATCGTCCCTCTGCTCTAATCTAATCTCTCCCATTTCTGAAAGAAATTTAGATTCGTTTTTGAAATTCGACATAAAAGTCCCAAGCCAAAGCTCCATAAACGCCGCAGCTCTCGCTACTTAAACATacaatgttcttcttctctttcttttttttttacccCAAGCTCCAGATTTACTGGAATGTCTCCCGGTACATGATGGGAAGGAAGACAATGCATGCCTtccagaggatgaggacggcATCAATGATAGCGAGAGGAGCCTTGAAGATGCCCAAGATACCGCAGCCAATGACGGTGCATGCGTTGAGCCAGATAGCAAGGAATGCAACGGAGAAGAAGTGATACGCGAGGATGAAGGGCCGCTGGAGCATACCAGCCAAGAGAGCGACGGGGCCGTCAGTTGAGCCGCGCTTGAAGTAATTGAAGCATCCGTACTGCAGAGCGCGGAGCTGACGGTCGTTGGCTGCGAACAAGGAATATAGAGCTTGAGCAAGAACGTTGATGATACCAGTCAAAGGCTTGCGCTTCCAGTAAAGCTGATCAAGCGCATTGTTGATGGCCTTGTTGTCAGCGAGATCAGACACCTTGCTGGGGTGCAACTCCTCGGCAAGGATGACAACATCGTTGAATGCGACAGTCATACCACCGCCAGTAAGAGGATGTCGCATGTTCATAGCGTCGCCCAGGAGAATGGCTCCGTTGGCGCGCTGTTTCGTGGGAGGAAGCCAGCTGTTGGGCATGCTTCGGGggatcttgccatcctcaagagccttctcaGCTGAGGGTCGGATGCTGGTAGGGAGCGCAGGAAGGACATAGTTGCGGATATATCCACGAACACCGCCATTCTCAGGCGAGGCTTCGGGGATACCTTGAGGCACATCGATAAGAGCGCGGGTCTCGTGAGTCCCGATCTGGTAGAGAAGGATAGGGAAAGCATTGCCAATGATGACATGGCCGTGGCCAGGTTCAGGGAGATCGCAGTCGATGAGTTCAAGAGCGTAGAACTTTGAGCAGACCTTGGGCTTGGTCCTGAGAACCTCCTGGCGCCACTTGGAATCGTAACCATCAGCGATAATGGTCAACTGTCCAAAGTAGTAA encodes the following:
- a CDS encoding related to pleiotropic drug resistance control protein PDR6, whose protein sequence is MAQPVPHQPTDKKRVKVYELRNNDWFDRGTGFCSASFETLEDGRKEPRVIVESEDHPDRLLLETKIQKEDGFQKQQGTSPYTLIVWQEPSSGVDMALSFQEAEGCAMIWFVLRFVSNVQQTFHNHLPGAGTKDRSSPRDYDTDNQCLDDGLSDDLPIDAPPAINLPTAELGNLGDIEQTMRMMSTTANGRDALAKAIMAEDFIGKIVPLVEMAEDLESLQDLHRLCNIMKTVILLNDTSIIEHAVSDECVLGVVGALEYDPDFPSHKANHRHWLGNQGRYKEVVPIEEEQIRRKIHQTYRLQYLKDVVLARILDDPTFSVLNSLIFFNQVDIVQHLQANAAFLNELFGIFRPTNSDQKRKKEAVLFIQQCCAIAKNIQPPARQTLYNNFIAHGLLSVIHFGLRHHDVGVRVGATDILISIIDHDPQMVRQTLYRQLHENQTLLTDSLIDLLLVEVDLGVKSQISEALRVLLDPGPQQLQNNEALAKANGEFMGRQRPQITIDPQQETFLNKFYEKSAPRLFKPLMDLEKRTDMNFTVQQASMFTYLIEIQTFFIRCHQLRVKLHVMSHDIVKRIAQLLACPEKFLRLVAIRFFRSLIAMQDEFYIKHLMEKQVLGPILEVLIETMPRDNLLCSASLEFFEFIKKENIKDLIKHLVVNYREKLRGLSYMSTFREILLRYDQTQGYTSNVDYFLEAEDEMGRRPLANTRMAEQITVEQEQEEYWATSDPEDDDDQSSKEGERTPSTNGSITSKLLVDYASDEETDENADPEATPEADSQHSDVASDAVHSPIDSSLGGGVPPPERLSEKRRREEEEDEDEMSKMMQNKRRSSSGSVTAILGNSRGPQRRKSFNVNSPTGGKKIAISLSSGLKTGSDPGSNEES
- a CDS encoding related to dolichyl-phosphate beta-glucosyltransferase, with the translated sequence MAIDPPAGFLRPLWAWAEATPVYILLTLFLALIALALLGLYVILHLVAPKPRPVYVSEKTYLTSHPTEGRTQPQPLPCWYDRWLAERQASEQHVRPDEAFPTPDAGNIEPAQVRLSVVFPAYNEEGRVIPTLEEAVTYLDEHFGRTKQAGPSGVSPTTKRHVRNAPQEDLGGYEILVVDDGSKDKTVDVVLKFAQEHGLHDILRVVSLARNRGKGGATTHGFRHVRGEYVLFADADGASRFSDAGKLIEGCEEVVDGSHRGVAIGSRAHLVGSEAVVKRSALRNFLMRSFHLVLMILTPPATSRIRDTQCGFKLFSRASLPHIIPYMHTEGWIFDIEMLMLAESAPATPVLGHDGSVIGTSPGIKVAEVPIEWHEVGGSKLNVIQDSIKMAIGLAVLRASWMFGVYRRRLT
- a CDS encoding related to squalene monooxygenase, with product MASVLTSTESQTRRREQYHEADVVVVGAGVFGCTIAYALANQGRSVLLLERWLSEPDRIVGELLQPGGVASLQKIGLGHCLEGIDAMPCYGYTVFYHGEKVLVPYPGLDDSGNVTHAWGGHSTADKRPSGCSFHHGRFITKLRESCINHKNITVVETEVVKTLRGEVSDQILGVESRTKNKETGVKEKDYYFGQLTIIADGYDSKWRQEVLRTKPKVCSKFYALELIDCDLPEPGHGHVIIGNAFPILLYQIGTHETRALIDVPQGIPEASPENGGVRGYIRNYVLPALPTSIRPSAEKALEDGKIPRSMPNSWLPPTKQRANGAILLGDAMNMRHPLTGGGMTVAFNDVVILAEELHPSKVSDLADNKAINNALDQLYWKRKPLTGIINVLAQALYSLFAANDRQLRALQYGCFNYFKRGSTDGPVALLAGMLQRPFILAYHFFSVAFLAIWLNACTVIGCGILGIFKAPLAIIDAVLILWKACIVFLPIMYRETFQ